In the Fusarium oxysporum f. sp. lycopersici 4287 chromosome 9, whole genome shotgun sequence genome, one interval contains:
- a CDS encoding hypothetical protein (At least one base has a quality score < 10) — MVLLAGLDQIDAVFTDFVSAVEAIIRNSKELEVRYKAVEVLLAVTAGAYQTTLLTYLIQRDLFPAVMKFIQDAETSDQVLQPFILLGLLANYNKFEFQNPYQQRLNDFVNEAVIQKIVGAVGQACQTVRSRYITIQDDLPEGWTFSATLNMIGLGAIAPGPKPVKKPVYDVETAKALFTKLPEEEAAVLLATYDFTHANKLFCFNLVTQAAEPGAEQPIASYVSLTSYLLQHAYLSPRATYYAHLNLMVFRLLIEDPTICKRICSDESRVAVRLCRQRQPYLPLVKGERVLAISLLDTMIDGVNHNLRRRLDVSLYTLSFGIMLRIISYLSRTRTRLEYHWPEFFRSLLSIVRFLATYTTDLKDLPHIDTLLDHVVNLIALSLSAAEAFLPSPADYDDLFYKVVESGEVLSKVKENYRLGNRNSNSIDTLINVSAALHQMLSEGGANRRKPSLLTTQEVTEVIRQGYETLSIQAKEGLDSWERYREADERTLLKKMARAAVGDVRVMVER, encoded by the exons ATGGTCCTTCTCGCAGGACTCGATCAGATCGATGCCGTGTTTACCGACTTCGTCAGCGCTGTAGAGGCTATAATAAGGAATAGCAAAGAGT TGGAAGTTCGATACAAAGCAGTTGAAGTGCTGTTGGCGGTAACAGCTGGAGCGTACCAAACAACACTGTTGACGTACCTGATCCAAAGAGACCTCTTTCCTGCAGTCATGAAG TTCATCCAAGACGCAGAAACATCAGATCAAGTCTTACAGCCCTTCATATTACTAGGCCTCCTAGCAAACTACAACAAATTCGAGTTCCAGAATCCTTACCAGCAAAGATTAAACGACTTTGTCAACGAAGCCGTGATTCAAAAGATCGTAGGCGCAGTGGGACAAGCGTGTCAGACAGTTCGGTCTCGATACATCACCATCCAGGACGATCTTCCTGAAGGCTGGACCTTCAGCGCTACTCTCAACATGATTGGACTCGGCGCAATCGCTCCTGGGCCGAAACCTGTGAAGAAGCCTGTGTATGATGTTGAGACTGCTAAAGCTCTCTTCACCAAGCT AcctgaggaggaagctgCTGTTCTTCTAGCGACATACGACTTCACCCACGCCAACAAGCTCTTCTGCTTCAACCTAGTAACACAAGCAGCTGAACCAGGCGCTGAGCAACCCATCGCCAGTTACGTCTCCCTCACCTCCTATCTCCTCCAACACGCCTACCTCTCACCCCGCGCCACATACTACGCCCATCTTAACCTAATGGTCTTCCGTCTCCTGATCGAAGATCCCACAATCTGCAAGCGTATCTGCAGTGATGAATCCCGTGTCGCAGTGCGTCTGTGTCGACAGCGCCAGCCCTACCTCCCTCTCGTCAAAGGCGAGCGAGTCCTCGCCATTTCACTTCTTGACACTATGATTGACGGTGTGAACCATaatcttcgtcgtcgtctcGATGTCAGTCTTTACACACTTAGCTTTGGAATCATGCTTCGTATCATCTCATATCTCTCTCGTACGCGCACCCGGCTTGAGTATCATTGGCCTGAGTTCTTCCGGTCTTTGCTCTCCATCGTTCGCTTCCTGGCTACATACACAACTGATCTGAAGGATCTACCACACATCGACACCCTTCTCGACCACGTTGTTAACCTCATCGCCCTATCCCTCTCCGCTGCTGAAGCCTTCCTCCCTTCGCCAGCAGACTACGATGATCTGTTCTACAAAGTCGTCGAGTCCGGTGAAGTTCTCAGCAAGGTCAAAGAGAACTACCGCCTGGGTAACCGTAACAGCAACTCCATTGATACACTTATCAACGTTAGTGCCGCATTACACCAGATGCTTTCAGAAGGTGGTGCGAATCGTCGTAAGCCTAGTCTTTTGACGACGCAGGAGGTCACAGAGGTTATTCGTCAGGGCTACGAGACGTTGAGTATTCAGGCGAAGGAGGGACTGGATTCATGGGAGAGGTACCGGGAGGCGGATGAGAGGACgttgctcaagaagatggcgagagcagctgttggtgatgtGCGAGTCATGGTTGAGCGGTAG
- a CDS encoding hypothetical protein (At least one base has a quality score < 10) has product MAHFSIATRPPSTLSYLSTFSSSPMEASPLTRQPQPEVFTPKIIQLYDSLFKDDYDDEEKTDGFWTEFFLLRPDRAALRRILNELSPSHVLSLDVRTQELFARGIAALKGSHSLAQLHSLDTLSVFLSCLLSKRYPHPSSDIMVLLAGLDQIDAVFTDFVSAVEAIIRNSKELEVRYKAVEVLLAVTAGAYQTTLLTYLIQRDLFPAVMKFIQDAETSDQVLQPFILLGLLANYNKFEFQNPYQQRLNDFVNEAVIQKIVGAVGQACQTVRSRYITIQDDLPEGWTFSATLNMIGLGAIAPGPKPVKKPVYDVETAKALFTKLPEEEAAVLLATYDFTHANKLFCFNLVTQAAEPGAEQPIASYVSLTSYLLQHAYLSPRATYYAHLNLMVFRLLIEDPTICKRICSDESRVAVRLCRQRQPYLPLVKGERVLAISLLDTMIDGVNHNLRRRLDVSLYTLSFGIMLRIISYLSRTRTRLEYHWPEFFRSLLSIVRFLATYTTDLKDLPHIDTLLDHVVNLIALSLSAAEAFLPSPADYDDLFYKVVESGEVLSKVKENYRLGNRNSNSIDTLINVSAALHQMLSEGGANRRKPSLLTTQEVTEVIRQGYETLSIQAKEGLDSWERYREADERTLLKKMARAAVGDVRVMVER; this is encoded by the exons ATGGCCCATTTCTCTATAGCAACTCGTCCTCCTTCAACATTATCGTACCTCTCAACCTTCAGCTCCTCTCCTATGGAAGCGTCACCTCTTACTCGCCAGCCTCAGCCCGAGGTCTTTACCCCGAAGATCATCCAGCTCTACGATTCTCTCTTCAAG GATGACtacgacgatgaagagaagacggATGGCTTCTGGACAGAGTTTTTCCTCCTCAGACCCGATCGCGCCGCCCTGAGACGTATCCTTAACGAGTTGAGCCCCAGCCATGTCTTGTCGCTCGATGTGCGGACACAGGAGCTCTTTGCGAGGGGTATAGCTGCGCTGAAGGGCTCGCATAGCCTTGCGCAGTTGCACTCGCTGGAC ACGCTCAGTGTCTTTCTATCATGCCTCCTCTCCAAACGATACCCACACCCGAGCTCCGATATCATGGTCCTTCTCGCAGGACTCGATCAGATCGATGCCGTGTTTACCGACTTCGTCAGCGCTGTAGAGGCTATAATAAGGAATAGCAAAGAGT TGGAAGTTCGATACAAAGCAGTTGAAGTGCTGTTGGCGGTAACAGCTGGAGCGTACCAAACAACACTGTTGACGTACCTGATCCAAAGAGACCTCTTTCCTGCAGTCATGAAG TTCATCCAAGACGCAGAAACATCAGATCAAGTCTTACAGCCCTTCATATTACTAGGCCTCCTAGCAAACTACAACAAATTCGAGTTCCAGAATCCTTACCAGCAAAGATTAAACGACTTTGTCAACGAAGCCGTGATTCAAAAGATCGTAGGCGCAGTGGGACAAGCGTGTCAGACAGTTCGGTCTCGATACATCACCATCCAGGACGATCTTCCTGAAGGCTGGACCTTCAGCGCTACTCTCAACATGATTGGACTCGGCGCAATCGCTCCTGGGCCGAAACCTGTGAAGAAGCCTGTGTATGATGTTGAGACTGCTAAAGCTCTCTTCACCAAGCT AcctgaggaggaagctgCTGTTCTTCTAGCGACATACGACTTCACCCACGCCAACAAGCTCTTCTGCTTCAACCTAGTAACACAAGCAGCTGAACCAGGCGCTGAGCAACCCATCGCCAGTTACGTCTCCCTCACCTCCTATCTCCTCCAACACGCCTACCTCTCACCCCGCGCCACATACTACGCCCATCTTAACCTAATGGTCTTCCGTCTCCTGATCGAAGATCCCACAATCTGCAAGCGTATCTGCAGTGATGAATCCCGTGTCGCAGTGCGTCTGTGTCGACAGCGCCAGCCCTACCTCCCTCTCGTCAAAGGCGAGCGAGTCCTCGCCATTTCACTTCTTGACACTATGATTGACGGTGTGAACCATaatcttcgtcgtcgtctcGATGTCAGTCTTTACACACTTAGCTTTGGAATCATGCTTCGTATCATCTCATATCTCTCTCGTACGCGCACCCGGCTTGAGTATCATTGGCCTGAGTTCTTCCGGTCTTTGCTCTCCATCGTTCGCTTCCTGGCTACATACACAACTGATCTGAAGGATCTACCACACATCGACACCCTTCTCGACCACGTTGTTAACCTCATCGCCCTATCCCTCTCCGCTGCTGAAGCCTTCCTCCCTTCGCCAGCAGACTACGATGATCTGTTCTACAAAGTCGTCGAGTCCGGTGAAGTTCTCAGCAAGGTCAAAGAGAACTACCGCCTGGGTAACCGTAACAGCAACTCCATTGATACACTTATCAACGTTAGTGCCGCATTACACCAGATGCTTTCAGAAGGTGGTGCGAATCGTCGTAAGCCTAGTCTTTTGACGACGCAGGAGGTCACAGAGGTTATTCGTCAGGGCTACGAGACGTTGAGTATTCAGGCGAAGGAGGGACTGGATTCATGGGAGAGGTACCGGGAGGCGGATGAGAGGACgttgctcaagaagatggcgagagcagctgttggtgatgtGCGAGTCATGGTTGAGCGGTAG